The genomic stretch AAGATCGTGCGAGAACCGTGCCATAAATGACCGAAGAAGAACAGCAACGCAAAGGTAGCGTGAGCAAAGGTGAACCAACCTCTAGGGCTAGTACGGAATACGCCATCAGGCTTAGCAAGTGCTAGATCGCCAAATCTGGTGCTTTGATCGCCGTCAAAATTGATGATTTCGCCACCTTGAGCTTTACGAGCATACTTCTTCACGTCGGCTGGGTCGGTAAAGGTTTGACCGCCCAACTCACCGCCGTAGAAGCTAACAGTTACACCTGTTTGCTCGAAGCTATACTTGGATTCTGCCCGCCGGAAAGGAATATCAGCGCGAACAACACCGTCTTTATCTGTTAAAACAACAGGGAAAGTTTCAAAGAAGTTAGGCAGACGACGAACTTCTAATTCTCGCCCTTCTTTATCTTTGAATACGGGGTGTCCTGCCCAAGAGAGAGCAATACCGTTGGTCTTATTCATCGGACCGACGCGGAACAAACCGCCTTTAGCAGGGCTGTTACCTACGTAGTCGTAGAACGCCAGTTTTTCGGGAATTTCCGACCAGGCTTCAGACAAGCTCTTACCCTCAGCCAGGCTAGCTTGCACGCGACGGGTCATTTCTTGTTTGAAGTAGCCATCATCCCACTGATAACGGGTAGGTCCAAACAGTTCAATTGGAGTTGTGGCGTTACCGTACCACATCGTTCCTGCTACAACGAAAGCAGCAAAGAAGACAGCCGCAATACTGCTAGAAAGCACGGTTTCGATATTCCCCATCCGCAAGGCTTTGTAGAGCCGTTCGGGAGGTCGAACTGTCAAGTGGAATAAACCAGCAATAATACCGACAACACCCGCAGCAATGTGGTGAGCTACCACACCCCCAGGATTAAACGGGTTAAAGCCTGCGGGTCCCCATTCCGGCGCGACTGCTTCTACGTGTCCGGTGATGCCGTAGGGGTCAGAAACCCACATCCCTGGACCAAATAGTCCGGTGAGGTGAAAAGCACCAAAGCCAAAGCAAAGTAGACCAGACAAGAATAAATGGATACCAAACATTTTTGGCAGGTCTAGGGCAGATTCGCCCGTGCGGGGGTCTTGGAAGAGTTCCAAGTCCCAATAAACCCAGTGCCAGCAAGCAGCTAGGAATAATAAACCGGAAAGAACGATGTGAGCGGCAGCAACGCCCTCAAACGACCAGAAACCAGGGTCGTAGCTGGGAGCGCCCATGACGTTCCAGCCACCCCAAGAGCCAACTACACCCAAGCGTGACATGAAGGGCAGTACGTACATACCTTGCCGCCACATGGGGTTTAATACTGGATCGCTGGGGTCGTAAATAGCTAGTTCGTATAGAGCCATCGAACCAGCCCAGCCTGCAACTAGTGCTGTATGCATTAAATGTACAGCAATCAACCGCCCTGGATCGTTCAGGACGACTGTGTGTACTCTGTACCAAGGTAGTCCCATCGACTACGCTCCTCCTCGATGAGTTATTTCTACAGGATAATTTTTCGGCTTTTTGTTATTGCCATCAACCGAGCCTTACTACATCTGGATTTGGACGATCCATATGGCTTGTAAAATTCAGCAATGGTATTCAATACAAAAATGAGAATTATTAAAGAAGTGTAACTATTGGCGGGACTGAATGCAAGACGAAAATCAGTTATCAGTTATCAGTTGTCAGTTATCGTAGGGGCGGGTGCGCGCAAATAGACAGACAACTGAGGCAGTAAATCTTCGCTTCATACCCGCCCGTACAGGAGCCAGGAGTCGAGAGTCAGGAGAAGACAAATAGAAATCTTATCACTCACCACGCACCACTCTCTCAGCTCTCCTCTCTTGCCAACTACCAACTACCAACTACCACTCTTCACTGACAACTGATAACTGTTCACTGTACTACAGATTGAATGCTTTTGAGTTGGCACATGGCTTCGGCAGCTCCCAGGCGCTCTATAACTTGTTCGGCGGCGATCAATCGCTTGAGTACAACTTGTCCGATCGCTTGTTTTGTGCCATTACTTGAAGCAGTAGCGGGTCTGACTTCTACAGTCATAATCGTGTCTTCTACCCGATACAGCCATAATTTTTCGTTTGCTTCTACTAGACAAACGTTAAGTCGCTGAATGTCTGGTCGTCGCCGCCATGCTGTTTCATTCCATAGACCATCAGATGCCCAGATTCTACCTACTGTCCATCCTTCAGTGAGAAAGAAATATTTCACGGGTTTTTGCAGCTATTCGACTGGATACTCCTCGACTAGCTTAGAGGATTTAATTTTTAGAAACAAACTGGATTTGATACAGTTTTCAGGAAGATATGAGATGCGATCGCCATGACTTCGATCGCAATGTCTAACCAAACAATCTTGCCACAGCACAGCTAGAACCAGGCAATAAAGGCGAAGTTAGTTCGTCACTAGCAAACAAAGTTGCCACCATCACCAATGTTGCATTTTCGCGGCGATAAACTTGAATTTGCTGCAAGCGCGGATCTGCGATCCAATATTCACGCACTCCTTGAGCAGCATATAGTTTCAGTTTAGCCTCTTTGTCGCGGCGCTCGTTGGTTTCCCCTGGCGATAGCACCTCAACCACCAATTCTGGTGCGCCAGTCAAGTGTTCTGCTTCGTCTAACAAAGCAGCCAATCGCTCTTTACTAATCCAAACCACATCTGGGATAACGTTATCAGCATCAGTAAAAATAATGCCAGGGGTAGTGACTGCTTCCCCTAATCCAGTTTGTTGCGACCAAAGATTTAATTCCGTACAAATGTTATTACAAACTCTTTGATGTTTCCAACCTGGTGCGCGGGTCACAAATAATTCCCCGTCTACAATTTCATAGCGATTGCCATTATCTGGCAACAACTCTAAATTGCTAGTTGTCCATCTTACCTGCGCCTGGTTCATAGAAAACTCCTTTTTTGTCAACAGTCACGCGAATGACAAATGACCAATAACTAATGACTAATGACAACTTTATTCTACTTTTTGTAGCGGATCGATTTTAGGATTAACAATTTTTGGCGTGCTGAGGTTAGCAAACCGAACCGCTAAAGAAATCTTGTTACCAGAACCGAAAATGTGAGTCACTTCACCAATACCAAAGTTTTTATGGAAAATGCGATCGCCTACACGCCAATCTCGCTCTGCGTCTGCGGCTGATGAGTTGTTATTAGCGCTATTATCTTGAGGATGACTCCACTTTTGAGTTGGTTGGTGAGTCGATCTCGATGTACTAGAAACTTTCGCTTGACTAGAAAGATGGAAACTGAGTAATTCTTTGGGTAATTCTGCTAAAAATTGAGAGGCGATCGCAGGTTCGCGGGAACCGTAAAGGCGGCGTTCGCGGGCGTGGGTGAGGTAAAGTATTTCTTGAGCGCGAGTAATCCCCACATAACACAAGCGGCGCTCTTCTTCCAAGGATTTAGGATCGTCAAGCGAACGATAGTTAGGAAGTAGTCCTTGTTCCAACCCCACGAGAAAAACAACGGGAAATTCTAATCCTTTGGAAGCGTGGAGAGTTAATAGAGAAACAGCAGCTTGTCCTTCTTTCAAATTATCTAAATCGGAAGTTAAGGCAGTACTAGCAAGGAAATTTGATAAATTAACTTCTTCATTTTCTTCTTCAAATTGTAGAACGGCGTTGTAAAGTTCCTGTACGTTTTGCAGTCTATCTAAACTTTCATCTGTACCTTGATTTTGGAGGTCTTTGACATAGCCAGATTCATCTAAAACTCCCTGCACGATCGCGCTAGGAGAAAGAGTGTCTACCTGTTCTTGCCATTTGCGAATTAATTGGGCAAAATTGTTGACACCCTTAGCCGATCGCCCTGCTAAAGTGTTAACTGATGTTTCGTCGTTGAGAATTTCCCAAAAGGGTAAATTAAGTTGTTGGGCAGCATTAACTAAATTATCAATTGTAGTTTTACCAATGCCTCGACGAGGAGTATTAATCACTCGTAATAAACTGACGGTATCGTAAGGATTGACAATTGCTCTTAAATATGCCAAAACATCTTTAATTTCTTTGCGATCGTAGAACTTCAATCCACCGACAATCGTATAAGGAATACCCTGACGTACTAGATTCTCTTCTATAGGACGAGATTGAGCGTTAGTACGATAAAGAACGGCAAAACTACCCCAATTAAATTCTGAATGTTGCTGTTCTAAACTCCGTAAATGGTTGATGACAAATTGGGCTTCGGCGATTTCATCATCAGCTTTATAGCAATAGATTTTTTCTCCTTCTCCTCGCGTTGGCTTCAGAATTTTATCGATTCGCTGGGTATTATTTTCAATCAGTTGGTTAGCGGCTTGTAGAATAGTTTCTCTAGAGCGATAGTTTTCTTCTAACTTAACCATCGTCCGAGTATCTTCGTCAGGTAAGCCATCACCAAAGTCGGCTTGAAAGTCTAGCAGAATGGTGAAATCTGCCATGCGAAAACTATAAATTGATTGATCGGCATCGCCAACTACAAAAATTGAGCGATCGCGCCAATCCCATTCACTTTTTCTCGTCTCGCCGTTTGTTGTGAGTAAATTAATTAAATCGTACTGAATTCGGTTTGTATCTTGATACTCATCAACTAAAATATGTCTGAATCTTTGATGCCAATAACCCAGAACTTGTTCGTTCTGCTGAAATAATTTCACTGGCATTAAAATGAGATCGTCAAAATCCAAAGCGTTGTTTTCGGCTAGCTTATCTTCATAATATCCGTAAACTTCGGCAATAACTCTCCCGCGATAGTTAGGCTGTTCTCGTTCAAAGTCGCGGGGAGAAAGTCCCTGATTTTTAGCATTGCTAATAGTGTAGCGAACGGAACGAGGTTCAAATTTTTTATCGTCTAGTTGAAGTTTTTTGGTAATAATCTCTTTAACTACAGATTGAGCGTCGGATTCATCAAAAATAGAAAAGTTTTTCGTCCAGCGTCTACCTTTCTCATCTTGATATTTTTCAATATCAAATCGCAATATACGCGAAAACAAACTGTGAAACGTACCGATCCACAAATCTTTGATATAGGTTTTGTAAACTTGCGATCGCAATCTTGTTTGTTCGTGTGGGGCTAATTTATCTAATGTTTTATTGTATTGACTCAGTGCTATTTGTTCGGCAAAGATTTTTTGAATCCTGTCTTTCATCTCCCGTGCCGCTTTATTGGTAAAAGTCACGGCTAAGATATTATGAGGATCGACACGGTGTTTGAGAATCAGATTTGCAATCCGATAAGTTAATGCTCTCGTTTTACCAGAACCCGCACCCGCAACCACTAACAAGGGACCGCAAAAATGCTCTACAGACGTACGTTGACTGGAGTTAAGGTGACTTAAAAAATCTGTGGTTTTGGTCATAGTTTAAAAACTAGAATTATAGTTTTATATTTAATAGCTGGAAATGTGCTATTCTTCGCTAAAATGTCCATGAATCTGTTCTAGAACCGAGTTGCTGCGACATGACAATAATTTTCGGACTCCTGCAATAGCCATTCTTACTATAGAATGCCTCTGCTTGCCCGTCCCTAAGTGTCAGAAGAAAAATTTGGGACACGTTCATCGGAGTCAGCACGATTGTCAGATGATTGAGTAGCTTTGTTCCTATTCCTTGGTGCTGTTTATCGGTTTGTACGCAAAAATCTTTCACAAAAAAGTGCTTACCATCATAAAATTGTTCGCAATAACCAAGGATAAATCCTAGCGGTTCATGATGGTGTAACACAAATCCAACAAAACCTGGAGTATTGAGTGTCTCCCACAATCGTACCCTTGCCGTTTCAAAACTCCAACACTCGTTCCAAGGTTCTTGTTTAAAAGTTTCAACATATACATGAGCGCAGGAATCGAGATGCTCGGCGGAGAAAGTTAAAATTTCTTCTAACATCGGGATTTATACTCAAAGTCCAGCACGTAGCAAGCTAAAGCAACTTTTCTCAGCATTAGGGTAGAGCGAACAGACTATAGAGATTATATGTTAGCGGCTTTGCGGCTGTTATAGGGATGCGAATTGAGGAGTGAGGAGTGAGGAGTGAGGGGAATCTAAAGGTATGGATGATATTGTAATTGTGGAATACGATCGCAAATGGGTAGAGTTATTCGAGCAAGAAGCTATTTACCTACGAAGTCTGTTGGGAGAAGCTTCGATCCTCCGAATCGAACACTTTGGCAGTACGGCTATACCTGGAATGCCTGCTAAGCCCATAATCGATATGTTAGTGGAAATTCCCAGCTTCGATCGCGCCCAACAAGAAGCTTTACCCAAGCTAGTAGATACGGGATATGAATATCTATGGCGTAGCGATCGCCCCCCTGGGCATATGATGTTTGTTAAGCGATTGCCTGATGGTAAGCGTACCCATCACATTCATATGGCTATTGCTGGACACACATTATGGGAAAGATTGTATTTTCGCAATTATCTCTGTAGCCACCCAGAAGAAGCCACACGCTACGCACAACTAAAGCGAGATTTAGCACAAAAATTTCCAGGCGATCGCGAAGCTTATACTAATGGTAAGAGCGAGTACGTTAATCTAATTACTACCAAAGCAAAATTAGACACAATAAACTCTTAGTCCGCGCAGGCGGACTTTCCCCGTGTAGTCGCGAATTCTATTCGCCTTATTTTAATCCTGACCGATCGGATTCTAGATTGAAACTGGATCGCCAATTCTTAAGATTTTTCCTGTTTCTGACGATGGAATTTTTGTATTGATACTTAACCGATAAAAGTGGTCGAATCTCTCTGGAGTTGTCCAATCTGGTAAGGTTTCTTTACGTTTAGAAACAAAGATTTTCTGAAAATTCTCTGTTGCTACTGCTGTTTTTGAATCTCTTGTGGGTACGATGCATCTCGCACAAGGATTAATTCCAGCAAATACAACTGCTCCAATTTGAAACTGGATACTATCCCCTACTTTGGTAAATAATCGGTCTTCCCAAAATGGAGGTACGCCATCAATTTCTATATTTGCTCGTATCCGATTCCTCATTTCCTCAACACTTATATCAGGAAACCAGGAGGCAACTTCTGCAAGCGTAGCTGCACTAATTATTGTAGGTCCAGAAGCATTAGTATCATCTGGAAATCCTGTAAAATTATTTTGCTTAATGTTGACAGGTAAACCAAAATAATTACTCAACCAAGCTTCTAACTCCGAACGCTCTTTATTCAAGTGAAAAGTAACGCTCTCATCTGTTCCTTGGACTTGTAACGATAGCTGTTGACAATCTGCATCGAATTGCGATCGCAGCCAATGAACCTTAGCATTGCGCTTACCATTCACAAATCGTCCCTTTTGGTCAAATAAGGCATACTCGCGATCGTGCTGGAGTGCGCCACTTGCCAATACACTGACTTGAGACAAAGTGATGCCATCAAGCGATTTAACCGGAAAAATCGAAATTTTTGCCAGATAAGGCTGTATCATAAGCCATCACTTTATATCGCTACTCAAGACAATAGCCGACGTGAAGTTACACGAGTTACAGCGTTAGTAGATCCTACACCATTTCTAACCAATCGAACACGCGGTTTAGTTGTGGCAAGGTAAGAAATCCATATTGCCAAAGTACCATCGGCAGAAAGTTTAGTTCCTGTTCTCCTTTTTTTAAAGCTAACGCGATCGCTGCTTCTGAAACCGACAATTCGTCGCGTAAAAAGCTCATCAAATCATCCCGAACGTTAGATTTCATATACGTTTATCCAATTAATGTCTTTTTTAGCTAAATGGTAATGTAACAAGCATTGTAAAGTTATGCAACGTTTTCTCAGAATTATTTAGCTTGCAGGCAGCACTTGGACTAGCCGCTCCTGTGTAACTTGGTCTGCGACTGCGCGATCGCTTGCTCGATTAAACTACCTAATGGCGCGTGCTATCTACTGGATCGAGCGGCAAAGCGATCGAAATCGATAAGTTTCTTTACAAAAATTAACTAGTTTGTTACATTCATTTACGTAACCAAGTGGGTACGTGCTAAAGCCCCAGCTTTAGCATTTTGCCTTGAATCTCAAAATTGACAAACATAAAGCAATCTGGAGTTTCCGATCGTGACTTATACTATCGAGTCGGCACAAA from Scytonema millei VB511283 encodes the following:
- the psbB gene encoding photosystem II chlorophyll-binding protein CP47 yields the protein MGLPWYRVHTVVLNDPGRLIAVHLMHTALVAGWAGSMALYELAIYDPSDPVLNPMWRQGMYVLPFMSRLGVVGSWGGWNVMGAPSYDPGFWSFEGVAAAHIVLSGLLFLAACWHWVYWDLELFQDPRTGESALDLPKMFGIHLFLSGLLCFGFGAFHLTGLFGPGMWVSDPYGITGHVEAVAPEWGPAGFNPFNPGGVVAHHIAAGVVGIIAGLFHLTVRPPERLYKALRMGNIETVLSSSIAAVFFAAFVVAGTMWYGNATTPIELFGPTRYQWDDGYFKQEMTRRVQASLAEGKSLSEAWSEIPEKLAFYDYVGNSPAKGGLFRVGPMNKTNGIALSWAGHPVFKDKEGRELEVRRLPNFFETFPVVLTDKDGVVRADIPFRRAESKYSFEQTGVTVSFYGGELGGQTFTDPADVKKYARKAQGGEIINFDGDQSTRFGDLALAKPDGVFRTSPRGWFTFAHATFALLFFFGHLWHGSRTIFRDVFAGVEADLEEQVEWGLFQKVGDKTTRRKEA
- a CDS encoding Uma2 family endonuclease, coding for MNQAQVRWTTSNLELLPDNGNRYEIVDGELFVTRAPGWKHQRVCNNICTELNLWSQQTGLGEAVTTPGIIFTDADNVIPDVVWISKERLAALLDEAEHLTGAPELVVEVLSPGETNERRDKEAKLKLYAAQGVREYWIADPRLQQIQVYRRENATLVMVATLFASDELTSPLLPGSSCAVARLFG
- the pcrA gene encoding DNA helicase PcrA is translated as MTKTTDFLSHLNSSQRTSVEHFCGPLLVVAGAGSGKTRALTYRIANLILKHRVDPHNILAVTFTNKAAREMKDRIQKIFAEQIALSQYNKTLDKLAPHEQTRLRSQVYKTYIKDLWIGTFHSLFSRILRFDIEKYQDEKGRRWTKNFSIFDESDAQSVVKEIITKKLQLDDKKFEPRSVRYTISNAKNQGLSPRDFEREQPNYRGRVIAEVYGYYEDKLAENNALDFDDLILMPVKLFQQNEQVLGYWHQRFRHILVDEYQDTNRIQYDLINLLTTNGETRKSEWDWRDRSIFVVGDADQSIYSFRMADFTILLDFQADFGDGLPDEDTRTMVKLEENYRSRETILQAANQLIENNTQRIDKILKPTRGEGEKIYCYKADDEIAEAQFVINHLRSLEQQHSEFNWGSFAVLYRTNAQSRPIEENLVRQGIPYTIVGGLKFYDRKEIKDVLAYLRAIVNPYDTVSLLRVINTPRRGIGKTTIDNLVNAAQQLNLPFWEILNDETSVNTLAGRSAKGVNNFAQLIRKWQEQVDTLSPSAIVQGVLDESGYVKDLQNQGTDESLDRLQNVQELYNAVLQFEEENEEVNLSNFLASTALTSDLDNLKEGQAAVSLLTLHASKGLEFPVVFLVGLEQGLLPNYRSLDDPKSLEEERRLCYVGITRAQEILYLTHARERRLYGSREPAIASQFLAELPKELLSFHLSSQAKVSSTSRSTHQPTQKWSHPQDNSANNNSSAADAERDWRVGDRIFHKNFGIGEVTHIFGSGNKISLAVRFANLSTPKIVNPKIDPLQKVE
- a CDS encoding GNAT family N-acetyltransferase yields the protein MLEEILTFSAEHLDSCAHVYVETFKQEPWNECWSFETARVRLWETLNTPGFVGFVLHHHEPLGFILGYCEQFYDGKHFFVKDFCVQTDKQHQGIGTKLLNHLTIVLTPMNVSQIFLLTLRDGQAEAFYSKNGYCRSPKIIVMSQQLGSRTDSWTF
- a CDS encoding GrpB family protein, with translation MDDIVIVEYDRKWVELFEQEAIYLRSLLGEASILRIEHFGSTAIPGMPAKPIIDMLVEIPSFDRAQQEALPKLVDTGYEYLWRSDRPPGHMMFVKRLPDGKRTHHIHMAIAGHTLWERLYFRNYLCSHPEEATRYAQLKRDLAQKFPGDREAYTNGKSEYVNLITTKAKLDTINS
- a CDS encoding MOSC domain-containing protein, producing the protein MIQPYLAKISIFPVKSLDGITLSQVSVLASGALQHDREYALFDQKGRFVNGKRNAKVHWLRSQFDADCQQLSLQVQGTDESVTFHLNKERSELEAWLSNYFGLPVNIKQNNFTGFPDDTNASGPTIISAATLAEVASWFPDISVEEMRNRIRANIEIDGVPPFWEDRLFTKVGDSIQFQIGAVVFAGINPCARCIVPTRDSKTAVATENFQKIFVSKRKETLPDWTTPERFDHFYRLSINTKIPSSETGKILRIGDPVSI
- a CDS encoding DUF2949 domain-containing protein, whose translation is MKSNVRDDLMSFLRDELSVSEAAIALALKKGEQELNFLPMVLWQYGFLTLPQLNRVFDWLEMV